The following proteins are co-located in the Pyxicephalus adspersus chromosome Z, UCB_Pads_2.0, whole genome shotgun sequence genome:
- the CUL4B gene encoding cullin-4B isoform X1 yields the protein MTSRHKLTNGRLFPLGNVMDVTANPPRPAPPTDPQHPAQSFPVPELPAGTNRSDSSARERQRMRPARSGIMKDLAASPSGLSSPNPPAQEVKAEGNSTSKKRKLNNSNSSEKEDLGSIPPQKNSSSSSNHIQKKLRFEDSLDFLGLDVKMAEESPSSSCSSATPQPLRSKNLLISPVAAGHHTNGLNKASPVSSFTNSKPGSAKKLVIKNFKDKPKLPENYTDDTWQKLKEAVEAIQNSTSIKYNLEELYQAVENLCSYKISATLYKQLRQICEDHIKAQIYQFREDSLDSVLFLKKIDKCWQDHCRQMIMIRSIFLFLDRTYVLQNSMLPSIWDMGLELFRTHIISDQKVQNKTIDGILLLIERERNGEAIDRSLLRSLLSMLSDLQIYQESFEHRFLEETNRLYAAEGQRLMQEREVPEYLHHVNKRLEEEADRVITYLDQSTQKPLIATVEKQLLGEHLTTTLQKGLNHLLDENRIQDLSLLYQLFSRVRGGVQVLLQHWIEYIKAFGSTIVINPEKDKTMVQELLDFKDKVDHVIDVCFMKNEKFVNAMKEAFETFINKRPNKPAELIAKYVDSKLRTGNKEATDEELEKMLDKIMIIFRFIYGKDVFEAFYKKDLAKRLLVGKSASVDAEKSMLSKLKHECGAAFTSKLEGMFKDMELSKDIMVHFKQYMQNQNVPGNIELTVNILTMGYWPTYVPMEVHLPPEMVKLQEIFKTFYLGKHSGRKLQWQSTLGQCVLKAEFNEGKKELQVSLFQTLVLLMFNEGEEFGFEDIRQATGIEDSELRRTLQSLACGRARVLAKNPKSKDVDDGDKFTFNDDFRHQLFRIRINQIQMKETVEEQASTTERVFQDRQYQIDAAIVRIMKMRKTLSHNLLVSEVYNQLKFPVKPADLKKRIESLIDRDYMERDKENPNQYNYVA from the exons ATGACCTCACGTCACAAGCTTACCAATGGACGTCTTTTCCCGCTTGGAAACGTCATGGACGTGACAGCGAACCCCCCCAGGCCTGCTCCTCCCACTGATCCTCAACACCCCGCTCAATCCTTCCCAGTCCCTGAACTCCCCGCCGGGACCAATCGGAGCGATAGCTCGGCGAGGGAAAGGCAACGGATGAGGCCCGCACGGTCGGGCATTATGAAAGACCTCGCCGCCAGCCCTTCTG GTTTATCATCCCCCAACCCCCCCGCTCAGGAGGTCAAGGCAGAGGGAAACAGCACCTCCAAGAAGAGAAAGTTAAACAACAGTAACAGCAGTGAGAAGGAGGACCTGGGCTCCATCCCCCCACAGAAGAACTCCTCGTCTTCCTCCAACCACATCCAGAAGAAGCTGAGGTTTGAAGACAGCCTGGACTTTCTAGGACTCGATGTGAAGATGGCGGAGGAGTCCCCCTCTTCTTCATGTTCTTCTGCAACCCCCCAACCCCTGAGGAGCAAAAACCTTCTCATCTCTCCGGTGGCTGCTGGCCATCACACCAATGGGCTCAACAAAGCCTCCCCGGTTTCCAGTTTTACCAACAGCAAGCCTGGCTCTGCCAAGAAGTTAGTCATCAAGAACTTCAAAG ATAAACCAAAATTGCCTGAAAATTACACTGATGATACCTGGCAGAAACTGAAAGAAGCTGTTGAAGCCATTCAAAATAGCACTTCAATAAAATACAACTTGGAGGAGTTATATCAG gctgTTGAGAACCTTTGCTCTTATAAAATCTCTGCAACCCTATACAAACAGTTACGACAGATCTGTGAGGACCACATTAAAGCACAAATTTACCAGTTCAGagaa gaTTCTTTGGATAGTGTTCTTTTCCTAAAGAAAATTGACAAATGCTGGCAGGATCATTGCAGACAAATG atcaTGATAAGAAGTATCTTCCTATTTCTGGATCGAACTTATGTCCTTCAGAACTCAATGTTGCCATCTATTTG GGACATGGGCCTAGAGTTGTTTAGAACCCACATAATAAGTGATCAGAAAGTTCAGAACAAGACAATTGATGGTATTCTGCTGCTAATTGAAAGAGAAAGAAATGGGGAAGCCATAGATAGAAGTTTGTTACGAAGTCTCCTAAGTATGCTATCTGATCTGCAG ATCTATCAAGAATCATTTGAACACAGATTCTTGGAAGAAACAAACCGTTTGTATGCAGCTGAAGGGCAAAGGCTTATGCAAGAAAGagag GTTCCAGAATATCTCCATCATGTTAACAAGCGCTTAGAAGAAGAGGCAGATCGAGTCATTACATATTTAGATCAAAGTACACA AAAACCATTAATTGCAACTGTTGAAAAGCAGCTTCTTGGAGAACATCTAACAACAACTCTGCAGAAGG GTTTGAACCATCTTTTGGATGAAAACAGAATACAAGATCTCTCTTTGTTGTACCAACTGTTTAGTAGAGTCCGAGGTGGTGTGCAAGTCCTTCTACAACACTGGATTGAGTACATCAAG gctttTGGCAGCACAATTGTGATTAATCCAGAAAAGGATAAAACTATGGTACAAGAATTGCTTGATTTCAAAGACAAAGTTGACCATGTGATAGATGTGTGTTTCATGAAAAATGAGAAGTTTGTCAATGCCATGAAGGAAGCCTTTGAAACCTTCATTAACAAGCGACCAAACAAACCGGCTGAACTTATAG CAAAGTATGTGGATTCGAAACTTCGAACTGGAAACAAAGAAGCTACAGACGAAGAGCTTGAAAAAATGTTGGATAAAATCATGATCATATTTAGGTTCATTTATG GAAAAGACGTTTTCGAGGCCTTCTACAAAAAAGACTTGGCCAAAAGGCTTTTGGTTGGGAAAAGTGCTTCTGTGGATGCTGAGAAATCAATGCTTTCTAAACTTAAACATG AATGTGGAGCTGCCTTTACAAGCAAGCTTGAGGGGATGTTCAAAGACATGGAGCTGTCTAAGGACATTATGGTTCACTTTAAACAG TACATGCAGAATCAGAATGTCCCTGGTAATATTGAACTAACTGTGAATATCCTTACAATGGGTTACTGGCCAACCTATGTGCCTATGGAAGTTCACCTTCCACCTGAG ATGGTGAAACTTCAGGAGATTTTCAAGACATTTTATCTTGGTAAGCACAGTGGCAGAAAGCTACAGTGGCAGTCAACTCTTGGACAGTGTGTCTTAAAGGCAGAGTTTAATGAG ggtAAAAAAGAGCTGCAGGTATCACTCTTCCAAACCCTTGTATTGCTTATGTTCAATGAGGGGGAAGAATTCGGTTTTGAAGATATCAGACAAGCAACTGGCATTG AGGATAGTGAATTAAGGAGAACTCTACAGTCATTAGCCTGTGGAAGGGCAAGAGTACTTGCTAAGAATCCCAAAAGTAAAGATGTAGATGATGGAGACAAGTTTACTTTCAATGATGACTTCAGGCATCAGCTTTTCAGAATAAGGATCAATCAGATTCAGATGAAGGAAacg GTGGAAGAACAAGCCAGCACTACAGAGCGAGTATTTCAAGACCGACAATACCAAATTGATGCAGCCATTGTTAGAATCATGAAAATGAGGAAGACACTTAGCCACAATCTCTTGGTGTCAGAGGTGTACAACCAGCTTAAATTTCCAGTAAAG cctgCAGATCTCAAGAAAAGAATAGAATCTTTAATAGACAGGGACTATATGGAAAGAGACAAAGAAAACCCAAACCAATACAACTATGTTGCCTAA
- the CUL4B gene encoding cullin-4B isoform X2 → MTSRHKLTNGRLFPLGNVMDVTANPPRPAPPTDPQHPAQSFPVPELPAGTNRSDSSARERQRMRPARSGIMKDLAASPSDKPKLPENYTDDTWQKLKEAVEAIQNSTSIKYNLEELYQAVENLCSYKISATLYKQLRQICEDHIKAQIYQFREDSLDSVLFLKKIDKCWQDHCRQMIMIRSIFLFLDRTYVLQNSMLPSIWDMGLELFRTHIISDQKVQNKTIDGILLLIERERNGEAIDRSLLRSLLSMLSDLQIYQESFEHRFLEETNRLYAAEGQRLMQEREVPEYLHHVNKRLEEEADRVITYLDQSTQKPLIATVEKQLLGEHLTTTLQKGLNHLLDENRIQDLSLLYQLFSRVRGGVQVLLQHWIEYIKAFGSTIVINPEKDKTMVQELLDFKDKVDHVIDVCFMKNEKFVNAMKEAFETFINKRPNKPAELIAKYVDSKLRTGNKEATDEELEKMLDKIMIIFRFIYGKDVFEAFYKKDLAKRLLVGKSASVDAEKSMLSKLKHECGAAFTSKLEGMFKDMELSKDIMVHFKQYMQNQNVPGNIELTVNILTMGYWPTYVPMEVHLPPEMVKLQEIFKTFYLGKHSGRKLQWQSTLGQCVLKAEFNEGKKELQVSLFQTLVLLMFNEGEEFGFEDIRQATGIEDSELRRTLQSLACGRARVLAKNPKSKDVDDGDKFTFNDDFRHQLFRIRINQIQMKETVEEQASTTERVFQDRQYQIDAAIVRIMKMRKTLSHNLLVSEVYNQLKFPVKPADLKKRIESLIDRDYMERDKENPNQYNYVA, encoded by the exons ATGACCTCACGTCACAAGCTTACCAATGGACGTCTTTTCCCGCTTGGAAACGTCATGGACGTGACAGCGAACCCCCCCAGGCCTGCTCCTCCCACTGATCCTCAACACCCCGCTCAATCCTTCCCAGTCCCTGAACTCCCCGCCGGGACCAATCGGAGCGATAGCTCGGCGAGGGAAAGGCAACGGATGAGGCCCGCACGGTCGGGCATTATGAAAGACCTCGCCGCCAGCCCTTCTG ATAAACCAAAATTGCCTGAAAATTACACTGATGATACCTGGCAGAAACTGAAAGAAGCTGTTGAAGCCATTCAAAATAGCACTTCAATAAAATACAACTTGGAGGAGTTATATCAG gctgTTGAGAACCTTTGCTCTTATAAAATCTCTGCAACCCTATACAAACAGTTACGACAGATCTGTGAGGACCACATTAAAGCACAAATTTACCAGTTCAGagaa gaTTCTTTGGATAGTGTTCTTTTCCTAAAGAAAATTGACAAATGCTGGCAGGATCATTGCAGACAAATG atcaTGATAAGAAGTATCTTCCTATTTCTGGATCGAACTTATGTCCTTCAGAACTCAATGTTGCCATCTATTTG GGACATGGGCCTAGAGTTGTTTAGAACCCACATAATAAGTGATCAGAAAGTTCAGAACAAGACAATTGATGGTATTCTGCTGCTAATTGAAAGAGAAAGAAATGGGGAAGCCATAGATAGAAGTTTGTTACGAAGTCTCCTAAGTATGCTATCTGATCTGCAG ATCTATCAAGAATCATTTGAACACAGATTCTTGGAAGAAACAAACCGTTTGTATGCAGCTGAAGGGCAAAGGCTTATGCAAGAAAGagag GTTCCAGAATATCTCCATCATGTTAACAAGCGCTTAGAAGAAGAGGCAGATCGAGTCATTACATATTTAGATCAAAGTACACA AAAACCATTAATTGCAACTGTTGAAAAGCAGCTTCTTGGAGAACATCTAACAACAACTCTGCAGAAGG GTTTGAACCATCTTTTGGATGAAAACAGAATACAAGATCTCTCTTTGTTGTACCAACTGTTTAGTAGAGTCCGAGGTGGTGTGCAAGTCCTTCTACAACACTGGATTGAGTACATCAAG gctttTGGCAGCACAATTGTGATTAATCCAGAAAAGGATAAAACTATGGTACAAGAATTGCTTGATTTCAAAGACAAAGTTGACCATGTGATAGATGTGTGTTTCATGAAAAATGAGAAGTTTGTCAATGCCATGAAGGAAGCCTTTGAAACCTTCATTAACAAGCGACCAAACAAACCGGCTGAACTTATAG CAAAGTATGTGGATTCGAAACTTCGAACTGGAAACAAAGAAGCTACAGACGAAGAGCTTGAAAAAATGTTGGATAAAATCATGATCATATTTAGGTTCATTTATG GAAAAGACGTTTTCGAGGCCTTCTACAAAAAAGACTTGGCCAAAAGGCTTTTGGTTGGGAAAAGTGCTTCTGTGGATGCTGAGAAATCAATGCTTTCTAAACTTAAACATG AATGTGGAGCTGCCTTTACAAGCAAGCTTGAGGGGATGTTCAAAGACATGGAGCTGTCTAAGGACATTATGGTTCACTTTAAACAG TACATGCAGAATCAGAATGTCCCTGGTAATATTGAACTAACTGTGAATATCCTTACAATGGGTTACTGGCCAACCTATGTGCCTATGGAAGTTCACCTTCCACCTGAG ATGGTGAAACTTCAGGAGATTTTCAAGACATTTTATCTTGGTAAGCACAGTGGCAGAAAGCTACAGTGGCAGTCAACTCTTGGACAGTGTGTCTTAAAGGCAGAGTTTAATGAG ggtAAAAAAGAGCTGCAGGTATCACTCTTCCAAACCCTTGTATTGCTTATGTTCAATGAGGGGGAAGAATTCGGTTTTGAAGATATCAGACAAGCAACTGGCATTG AGGATAGTGAATTAAGGAGAACTCTACAGTCATTAGCCTGTGGAAGGGCAAGAGTACTTGCTAAGAATCCCAAAAGTAAAGATGTAGATGATGGAGACAAGTTTACTTTCAATGATGACTTCAGGCATCAGCTTTTCAGAATAAGGATCAATCAGATTCAGATGAAGGAAacg GTGGAAGAACAAGCCAGCACTACAGAGCGAGTATTTCAAGACCGACAATACCAAATTGATGCAGCCATTGTTAGAATCATGAAAATGAGGAAGACACTTAGCCACAATCTCTTGGTGTCAGAGGTGTACAACCAGCTTAAATTTCCAGTAAAG cctgCAGATCTCAAGAAAAGAATAGAATCTTTAATAGACAGGGACTATATGGAAAGAGACAAAGAAAACCCAAACCAATACAACTATGTTGCCTAA